In Dehalococcoidia bacterium, the genomic stretch CCGATTCTTTCCGGGAATAATGTTCCCGTGCGGATTCACACTTTCCACACATCTCATCTCAGGAGGTGTAGTATCTTCCACCGTTATGGTGACCATATCGGTATCGGTGAACTGACCGTCATATACCTCAAGCGTTATTTCTGTGATGCCCAGATCAAATAATACGGTTGGGTTCACCCCTGTGGCGATAACAGCCTCGCCTACTTTCCATGTGTAAGCCAGTGGATCGAGGAATCCATCATCCGTGGAACCTGAGCCATCAAGCGTCACCTCAGTTCCTTCATGCGATTCTTGTTCCACAGTCTGGTCATCGCCAGCATCCGCCACGGGCGGCTGGTTGTGAGCGACACTGAGGTCGAAGAGCTTCGGACTGTCTTTGATTCCATCGCTATCTTCGTCCATGCTGCTGCGAGTGAAATCGACCACAATCTTCAGGTATTGCCCATCAGGTACAGTGATATCCTGCATGTTCTGGCCATTTGAAACCTGCTGTGGCGTACCAAAGGTTATTCCGTCATTGCTGCTGGCCACAAACACTTCAATCGATCCATCACCTGGCTCAGCAGCTGTCCAGCTTATGGTGGTCCACTTGGCACCAGAGATGCCGCTGTCATTGACCACAGTCCATGACCCATTGTTCGGCGGGGCGATCAAGGTGCTTCCAGTCATATCACTGTAGTTGTAAAGATTGCCGTCAACAGTTACAACAAGGTCCACTGCACCAATTAGCGTTAAGCCGTCAGCACCAGCAGGTCCAGCAGTTGGATCGATCCGATAAACCTTACCGTTGAGATACCCAGTGACCCATATTTTGCCGTTGGCGTCCACAGCCACGCCTGTCGGTCCAACATTTGCGTTAGAAACAGTCGGCTCAAGGTCTACGTTGCCGATAAACGTTCCATCATTGAGGATATGTCCAACTGTGTCATTGCCAGCGTTCAGGCTATGCGCTACCCAGATGTGATCATCAAGGCCTCAATTCCTCGTCTGATAAGCGTTCTGCCGACTTAAGGCCCATATACACGGGTTTACCCTAATGTACAAACTCAGGTTTACCCCATTTCTCACAGACGCCAGCCCTAGTACAATGAGAGGTGATAGACTCGTTGCTGAGAACTAATTGCCTTCGGAAAACGCTTTGGTGCTGGTTGGACCGAACCCCGCACTCCCAATGTGGTCTCCGGCAGTGCCCATGACAGGCATCAGATGTTCGAGATATCCAACAGGAGTTGGAAGACCGATGAAAGTTCTGATCATTGAAGATGACGCGGAGATCACCGAGGCCATTTCCTTGTGTTTTCATCTCCGGTGGCCTGATGCGAAGGTTGTTGCTGCCAGCCAGGGGCTGGTTGGAGTCGACCTCGTAGAGACGGAGACCCCCGATATCGTCATTCTGGATATCGGACTGCCCGACATGGACGGCTTTGAGGTCTGCCGCCGGATCCGCCTTTTCTCCAATGCGCCTATTGTCATGCTGACCGCAAGGGATCAGGAGTTTGATAAGGTTAAAGGGCTTGAACTGGGCGCTGATGACTACATCACCAAACCATTCAGTCATGTCGAGCTCCTGGCCCGGGTGAAAACAGTGCTGCGCCGTTCAACGATGCCAGACATTGGAAAAGGGCCGGAACCTCTTAGCATCGGCAAGGTCTCCATTGACTTCAGCACTCACCAAGTATTATCAGATGGGGTAGAGGTTAGACTGACTCCCCTCGAATACAGTCTGCTCTGCGTACTGGCGAGAAACGCGGGCAGAGTAATGCCGCATCGGGTCCTCCTACAAAAGGTGTGGGGTTCAGACCACAGCGATGCGGACGATTACCTCAAGGTATATGTTCAACGCCTTCGGGCAAAACTGGGAGACGAGCCTGCAGCGCCTAAGCTGATCGTCTCTGAGAGGGGAGTTGGATACAAGATCGAGAAGCCGGGCAGGCCTGATCCAGCGAAAATTACCCGTTGACTTGGCCAAGCTTGTTGTGCCAGTGAAAATAGCAGTTGGCAACCTGGGCGCACCTCCATGTCCGAACCGTTTCCCCTGTAAGTCTGGCCTTGTTGCAAGCTATTTTTTCAGCCTCAAGAATCGCTATCGACCCAGTTCTGATAGATATATCTCACCGAGTATTTGTTGCCCAAAGTATTAGGTGGATCGCCTGGTTGTGCGACTTCTTCCATCTGCCAAGCTTAAATCCGTGTTTGATCCATCTTCGAGGCGTCGATTATCGGGGAACATAAGCGTTATGTCAACAGCGTAACATCGAGATGGCAGGCTACTTCAGGTTGATGTTCATCGCTTGATGCTGGTGATAGCGGAGGAATTTGGCGATAGCCTTTGCGGCGCGAGGCACCGAAGGGTAAACCGGCAAGCCTGCCTCAATACACGTCTGTTGCAGTTTCCGCCTGAAGTCGGCCCATTGAGGACGAGGATCGTCATTGATGACTACCGCCATCGGCTTGGCGGAGTTTTTTGACGCCTGGATCAAGAAGTCTATCTGGGTCTCAAAAAACGGAAACTCCCGGAGGGGAGACATCACCCGGGGATCGAGATTGACCAACAGAAAATCGATCTCCGAAGTCCCGGAAAGGAGCTGTATGGCACGTGTTGTTGCGTGCCTGGTAAGCGCGGCATCAATGGGATTGTTCACACTGACACCGGCGGCGGTGAATATCTCTCTGAGCTGATTCACCACTGGGTTGGGGAAGCGCGGAACCTTTATGCCGGCACTCTCACAGGTATCGGTTGCCAGTACATTGACCCCTCCACCCAGCGCAAATATGGCCGCATTCGGTCCGACAGGCGCTCTGAAGAATTCGAACGTCACCAGCAAGTCGATCATCTCGTCGAGGTCGGCAGCGGTGATCATGCCTGTTTGTCTGGACAGGGTTTCCCAGATGACATCCGAACCGGCAAGCGAACCGGTGTGAGAGGAAACTGCCCTGGCGCCTCCCGCTGTTCTGCCGCCTTTCACGGCGATAACGGGTTTGTTGAGCGCCACTTGCTGCAGCAGCTCGAAAAACCGGCGTCCGTCTCTGAACCCCTCGATGTACGCGGCGATGGTTCGGGTTTGCGGATCTTCGGCCAGACACTCCAGTAAATCGGCTTCGTTCAGGTCGAGGGCATTTCCATAACTGATGACTTTGCTGAAATGAATCCCCCGGGCAAGACCGGACTCGATCACATAATTGGCATTACCGCCACTCTGGCAAAGGTATCCCACCGACCCGCTGACCTTGGAGAACTCACGGCTGAAACTCAGCCCCGATTCCGGGCAGTAAACGCCCATGCAGTTCGGCCCAAGAAGGCGAACGTTCCCCTCGGAGGCGATCTTCAAAGCGGTCTTCTCCAGTTCTCTCCCGGCTTCACTTTCCGTCTCACTGAACCCGGCAGTAAAGAGGTTCACCACCTTGACGTTCTTATCCACACACTCCCGCATCAACTCAGGAATGGCCGTCGCAGGGATCGCTGCGATAACGTAATCGACCGGACCGGGGACATCCATGATGCTGCGATACGCTTTGAGGTTCAGTATCTCATCCTCACTGCGGGAGATGGGATATATCTTCCCGGAATATCCCGAGTTCATCAGCGCTTGCTGGAATACGGAGTTAGACTGGCGCTTTGGGTCGGATGAAGCCCCTACGATTGCCACTGAACGGGGATGGAAGAGATACTCAATATATTCCGAAGAAGTTGATGTCTTATGCTTGCTCAAATTGTTCATCTCCCTAACCTTTCCAGCCAACTCCCCAAGACTGATTGTCTCAGCCCAGGTTGGTCTAAATTTCCTCAACTGTTCTTGTCTGTAACATATTCACACAGCACAGATTATGTGCCTTTCCGGATGGTCTCAGTATCGATTTCACCTAGACAGGGTCTCTCCAGACGGATTGATTGGGCCGATGTGTAGCCCCTTCTGAATTGCCGGCAAGAATGGGTTCTCCCCAGACGGGATGCCTCTTGGCCGCAAGCTCAACGAAGCGTTGCCCCAAGTCCCCATAGGAATAACCTGCGATTTCAGCTGCAGCTACTGTACTGGTATCCGGGCTGATATCGGGGTTGGGGTTTACGTCCAAGATGTAAAAGGCACCGTCTCTGATTCGCAGGTCGACACGGGCATAGTCTCGACACCCTGTCACCATATAGGTGGCCTTGCAAATCTCTTCTACTCTGCGGAGTTCGTCTTCGGTGAGTGGCGCCGGCAGCAGCGTTTTTATATTTTGATATGGCTCCGACTCCGGAACGAACTTGGATTCATAACTGCAGATCCGGTCATGCTGATCCGTGAACAACGAAAATTCCATCTCGGCCGGTGGCAGCATTTCAATAGTGCCGTCGCCCCAAAGCGATACATGTAATTCGCGTCCGTCAATGAAGTCCTCCACCAGTGCCGGTTGTTTGTACTTTTCAAGCACGTAGCAAATTCTGTCTTTGAGTTCCCCTTCCGTCATGACAACCGCATTACGGTCAATCCCTTCACTGCAATGCTCTCTGGAAGGTTTGACGATGGCCGGGAAACGACGCCACCTGACGGGTGACGGATGATCGTAAATTTGCCATCTGGGGGTTGGTATTCCGGACTCATCTAGAAGTTGTTTCATGCGATATTTGTCCTGGGCCAGCGCAATGGTCTCCGAACTTGCACCTGTGAACGCGAAACCCCTTACTTCCAAATACTCCGGAACGATCCACTCGCTGTGCGCTACCCCGGGAAGACTTTCACACCAATTGAAGACTACGTATTCAAGAGGGTTGTAGCGAGCCATGATAGTGTTAAGACCGCTATTGCTCACCGGAGCCAGAATGGTTTGATAAACCGAACTGATTGCCTTTTCGAGTTGCGCTGTTATCTCGAGAACCTCTTCTCGTTCATGTGCCGACCAGTCCGGGTCCAGATTGAATAGCAACAACACGGATATTTCCGGGGAATCAATGTTCATCGCCACTGGAGGTTTCCCAATCCCATTGTTCTCCTTCGCAAGGTCAACTGGAGCGCCAGAGGGACGCTCTTGTCAGATGCCTTGCCTTTCGATAGTAGTCATGCCGTGAACCAGTACTAGTGGCCTTGCTTTTGGAGCCGGTGGCCAGTCACCCGATTTACAGCAACCTTACGTATTCTACTGCATTTTTTACCCCTCAATCAAACCTTATTTCCTTCCAACACAAAATGAGCTTCAAAGATGTCGGGAAACTCGTTGTACTCCAATGCTGGAACGGGCTACCGAAGGCTCAAAACAAAGCCTGTGAAAAGGACTTTTTTCTGGTTACGTCATGCACCCACATCAG encodes the following:
- a CDS encoding response regulator transcription factor translates to MKVLIIEDDAEITEAISLCFHLRWPDAKVVAASQGLVGVDLVETETPDIVILDIGLPDMDGFEVCRRIRLFSNAPIVMLTARDQEFDKVKGLELGADDYITKPFSHVELLARVKTVLRRSTMPDIGKGPEPLSIGKVSIDFSTHQVLSDGVEVRLTPLEYSLLCVLARNAGRVMPHRVLLQKVWGSDHSDADDYLKVYVQRLRAKLGDEPAAPKLIVSERGVGYKIEKPGRPDPAKITR
- a CDS encoding CoA-binding protein — translated: MAIVGASSDPKRQSNSVFQQALMNSGYSGKIYPISRSEDEILNLKAYRSIMDVPGPVDYVIAAIPATAIPELMRECVDKNVKVVNLFTAGFSETESEAGRELEKTALKIASEGNVRLLGPNCMGVYCPESGLSFSREFSKVSGSVGYLCQSGGNANYVIESGLARGIHFSKVISYGNALDLNEADLLECLAEDPQTRTIAAYIEGFRDGRRFFELLQQVALNKPVIAVKGGRTAGGARAVSSHTGSLAGSDVIWETLSRQTGMITAADLDEMIDLLVTFEFFRAPVGPNAAIFALGGGVNVLATDTCESAGIKVPRFPNPVVNQLREIFTAAGVSVNNPIDAALTRHATTRAIQLLSGTSEIDFLLVNLDPRVMSPLREFPFFETQIDFLIQASKNSAKPMAVVINDDPRPQWADFRRKLQQTCIEAGLPVYPSVPRAAKAIAKFLRYHQHQAMNINLK
- a CDS encoding ATP-grasp domain-containing protein encodes the protein MNIDSPEISVLLLFNLDPDWSAHEREEVLEITAQLEKAISSVYQTILAPVSNSGLNTIMARYNPLEYVVFNWCESLPGVAHSEWIVPEYLEVRGFAFTGASSETIALAQDKYRMKQLLDESGIPTPRWQIYDHPSPVRWRRFPAIVKPSREHCSEGIDRNAVVMTEGELKDRICYVLEKYKQPALVEDFIDGRELHVSLWGDGTIEMLPPAEMEFSLFTDQHDRICSYESKFVPESEPYQNIKTLLPAPLTEDELRRVEEICKATYMVTGCRDYARVDLRIRDGAFYILDVNPNPDISPDTSTVAAAEIAGYSYGDLGQRFVELAAKRHPVWGEPILAGNSEGATHRPNQSVWRDPV